One window of the Acidobacteriota bacterium genome contains the following:
- a CDS encoding DUF4328 domain-containing protein: MNQRYSYRDLGELTQAVRFWLGLGVVLAVVAIVSSVMVTNFLSSDVLTPAEAESHDSRQLVVTGLQLIVHLITVVFFARWIVRAHRNAWAFGGEKLRMTPGWAVGYFFLPLLNLWRPYQGMKDLWQASHNQASWSSLAAGAILPLWWLLWLLAGALQSLAGRALLRAEGVVDLMRATFLQISADGTAVLLGLAAMSLVKEIAAAQQSRRARVLEERARARQARLAEAGGGSAG; this comes from the coding sequence ATGAACCAGAGGTACTCCTATCGGGACCTCGGGGAGCTCACCCAGGCGGTCAGGTTCTGGCTTGGCCTGGGGGTCGTCCTGGCGGTGGTGGCGATCGTCTCCTCGGTGATGGTCACCAATTTCCTGAGCAGCGATGTCCTGACTCCGGCCGAGGCCGAGTCCCACGACAGCCGTCAGCTCGTGGTGACCGGTCTGCAGTTGATCGTCCACCTCATCACGGTGGTGTTTTTCGCGCGCTGGATCGTGCGCGCCCATCGCAATGCCTGGGCCTTCGGCGGCGAGAAACTTCGGATGACGCCGGGGTGGGCCGTGGGTTACTTCTTCTTGCCGCTGCTCAACCTCTGGCGTCCTTATCAGGGAATGAAGGACCTCTGGCAGGCGAGCCACAACCAGGCCTCCTGGAGCAGTCTGGCGGCCGGGGCGATCCTGCCCCTCTGGTGGCTTCTCTGGCTGCTGGCGGGAGCCCTCCAATCGCTCGCCGGTCGGGCCCTGTTGCGCGCTGAAGGCGTCGTCGACCTGATGCGAGCCACCTTCCTCCAGATCTCCGCCGATGGCACCGCGGTGCTTCTCGGACTGGCGGCGATGAGCTTGGTGAAGGAGATCGCCGCAGCCCAACAGAGCCGACGGGCTCGAGTCCTGGAAGAGCGCGCCCGCGCTCGCCAGGCCCGGCTCGCGGAGGCCGGCGGTGGATCCGCTGGCTGA